The sequence GGAGAAGTAGTCAGTATTACCAAAGGAGTTGGGGCGATCGTCCAAACTGGCGGAGGTTTGTTGCTGTTGCGGGAAGTACAGCTGGCTGGTAAACGCCCTCAGTCGGGATGGGATTTTGTGAATGGTTCTAGATTAACTGTGGGGGAAGTGTTGGGAAATGGGGAATAAAACATGGGTGGGAGTCAAACTGCGGAATTTTCATAAAAACGACAAGATTTGCAAGGGCCATCTGGGTTAACTGCACAGCGCATAATTTCTGAGTGAGCATTATAGCTGCAGGTAGCATCACCGATGACCCAGCGTCCTGCTACCAAGCTTTTCTCAGATGGTCTTTGAGCAGTCTGGACATAAAGAGCTATTTTGTGTAAGCGGTAGCGCCCGGCTTTTAATTGATATCTGTGGCGACGTTCTAAAACCGCGTAGGTTCGACCTTCAAAATCGAGATAATTTCCTGGTTGTGGTGTCCAATCAAGTTGGACTTTACCGAGTTGCTGACGGGGATTGGTCAAAATTACCTCGGTTGGTAAAAAGTCTGGCTCCATAAGTTAATGTGATTTGATTTACATTATATGGATGGTATCGCAATCGTCTCCTTTAGCTTACCGAATTTAGACTATAATTAATGACTCACTAAAATTTGCTTGCTAGATGCTTGGCTCCCACGGCTAAAAACGCCGCAGTTTTAATTGCAATTCATCTTTAATACGATTGAGAATAGATTGCTCATCGAGGGACGCTAAGATTTTGGTGATGACGGCTTTGGGCCCCTCTGGCCCCCAAGTAGCGCCATTGACTAAATAAGCTTTGGTAACTTGTCCAATCCCGTAGGTAGAGACACCAGCAACGCTGGCTTGGGTGATGGCTACGGTGACGTAGGGGCCTAAAGAAGCGCCACCAGTGACTGGGGTAGTGATACCGAGTAAGGTTTTCAACCCACTTAAGCCTAAGTTCGCCAGCAATTCACTAGCACCGATCCCGCCCATACTCAAGGCGATCTTTTGCAACAGTTGGACGGCGCCGGCTTCGGTCATGGGGATACCATAAAGTTGAGATAGACCCAAAATGAGAAAAATATCGATGACAATACTGCTGAGTATGTCTACCACAGTCAGGGGATTAAGAGCGATCGCTACAGCTTTGGTCGTTACCGCTTTCCAAATCAACTGATTAGCCGCTACTTCTCGGATCATCAATTTTCGCTGCACTAATTGCTCATTCACGATGTCAGCATAGAGCATACTATTAAGAGCAACTAAAGCTTTGCCCTCGCGCTGCAAAATTTCTAAAATTTTCAGCTTTAATTGTTCGACTTGGGCGTTACCTGTGCGTAATTGCACACCTTTGCTACCATCTGGACGGCGAATTGCTGTCTTGACTAACGGCGAAGCTGCAGCCATGACAATTTCTAGAGGTGAAAGCAACTCTCGCACCCTGTCATCCCGGATTTTGTGGTAAATTGTCATCCGGTCTGCTTCTGGATATTGATCGACTTTATTGAACACCAAAATTATCGGTTTACCCGCCGTCCTCAACTGGGAAAGGGCTTCGTGTTCTATCTTCGTCATGTCACCAGCAATCACAAACAGAATTAAATCCGCCTGTTTGGCTATTTGTTCTGCTAATGCGGCGCGGGTGTGACCATCGATTTCGTCTAATCCTGGTGTATCAACTAGTTCGACCTGCGATTGACCGACTGCGGGGAGTGTGACGCGCAAAGCGCGATCGTTTTCCCCGATCGCTTCTTCATGAATACTCCAGTTAACTCGTTGGGCTGTACGCGTGACACCATGTAGAGGGCCAGTTTCAAATACTGGTTGTCCCACCAAAGCATTGAGCAGGGAAGACTTACCACGTCCCACCATCCCAAAAGCCGCGATTTGTACCACCATCCGGTCTAACTTCAAGAGCATGGTTTCCAAATCGGTGATTTCTGTTTCTAGTCCGTTTTTTTCTCGCGCTGAAAGGTCAAGATTGGCTACCAAATTTCGCAACGCTGTTTGCGCCTGTTTATAGTTGAGTTCCGCTTGAATGTCTTCAAAGCTGAAAATTGCACTATCCAGTTCTTCTTCCCAGTTGGATGAGCCGCTATGATGAGGTTCGGGCAAGGTTGAGGTCATACTCAATTTTACATTTCGGATTTACTCAAGAAGTATGGAGTTTCCAGGGTCTGTGTGTTCTGGCTTTTTATTTACTTCTTTGTTGATCCTAGTTATTTTTATCAGGTTTTGCCTATGTCTTGGCTGCTGGTCGTACCTCTACTAGATGAAAAAAGGCGATCGCCCGGAAATTTTCCTAGCTTTTCTACAGGTGCGATCGCTCAAATCTGCTTTGATCCCAACTTCATATTGTGTCCCCCGCTCTGGTTCATATATGCTCTACCAAACTTTATTTAAATTCAAAATAAACCCAGGTAACACAGGTTCACAGTTCACACTCACAGGATGATCTAAACATTCTTCTGGTTTTCCTGGGCGATAGATATAAACTTGACGATGCTTGCGGTCGATGAGTAAACCTAATTGCACTCCGGGTTCTTGCATATATTCTGTCATTTTTTCTTGGAGAGTTTGCAGGCGATCGCTGGCGGAGCGCAGTTCGACGATAAAATCTGGACAAATAGGTGCAAATTGCTCTTGTTGTGTTTTGGAAAGTGTATTCCATCTGGCGATTTTCATCCAAGAAGCATCAGGCGATCGCTTTGCACCTGTTGATAGTGTAAATCCTGTGCTGGAGCTAAAACAAATACCTGTACCGTCTTGTTCTGACCACACTCCTAGCTGTAGAGCAATATTAAATTCTCGATTACCCGTCTCCGAACCAGTGGGTGTCATAATTGATATTTCTCCTAATTGATTCCGCTCAATTCGTAAGTCACGATTCACCTGACAGAATTCAAAAAACTGCTCATCTGTCATTTGCATTGATGACGGAATTTGCAACACTAAAGGAGATGAAAGCATGATATTTACCTCAATAACTTTTCTCTAATATCTGGCTCTACCAAACTTTATTTAAATTCAAAATAAACCCAGGTAACACAGGTTCACAGTTCACACTCACAGGATGATCTAGACGTTCTTCTGGTTTTCCTGGGCGATAGATATAAACTTGACGATGCTTGCGGTCGATGAGTAAACCTAATTGCACTCCGGGTTCTTGCATATATTCTGTCATTTTTTCTTGGAGAGTTTGCAGGCGATCGCTGGCGGAGCGCAGTTCGACGATAAAATCTGGACAAATAGGTGCAAATTGCTCTTGTTGTGTTTTGGAAAGTGTATTCCATCGTTCTAATTTCATCCAAGAAGCATCAGGCGATCGCTTTGCACCTGTTGATAGTGTAAATCCTGTGCTGGAGTCAAAAGTTATACCTGTCCCATCTTGTTCTGACCATACCCATAACTGACCGAATATATTACCTCCTCGATTTCCTGTTTCTGAACCAGTGGGTGTCATAATTGATATTTCTCCTAATTGATTCCGCTCAATTCGTAAGTCACGATTCACCTGACAGAATTCAAAAAACTGCTCATCTGTCATTTGCATTGATGACGGAATTTGCAACACTAAAGGAGATGAAAGCATGATATTTACCTCAATAACTTTTCTCTAATATCTGGCTCTACCAAACTTTATTTAAATTCAAAATAAACCCAGGTAACACAGGTTCACAGTTCACACTCACAGGATGATCTAGACGTTCTTCTGGTTTTCCTGGGCGATAGATATAAACTTGACGATGCTTGCGGTCGATGAGTAAACCTAATTGCACTCCGGGTTCTTGCATATATTCTGTCATTTTTTCTTGGAGAGTTTGCAGGCGATCGCTAGCGGAGCGCAGTTCGACGATAAAATCTGGACAAATAGGTGCAAATTGCTCTTGTTGTGCTTTGGAAAGTGCGTTCCATCTGGCGATTTTCATCCAAGAAGCATCAGGCGATCGCTTTGCACCTGTTGATAGTGTAAATCCTGCACTGGAGCTAAAACAAATACCTGTACCGTCTTGTTCTGACCAAAACCACAACTGTCCTAAAATATTAAATTCTCGATTACCCGTTTCTGAACCAGTGGGTGTCATAATTGATATTTCTCCTAATTTATTCCGCTCAATTCGTAAGTCACGATTCACCTGACAAAACTCAAAAAACTGCTCATCTGTCATTTGCACTGATGGCGGAATTTGCAACACTAAAGGAGATGAAAACATAACGCCTATCCGATAGAGTTAATGCTTTTATTTTCACGTAAATATAAAAAGACGCCAATAACTTTGCGTCTTGGC is a genomic window of Fortiea contorta PCC 7126 containing:
- a CDS encoding DUF6464 family protein, translating into MEPDFLPTEVILTNPRQQLGKVQLDWTPQPGNYLDFEGRTYAVLERRHRYQLKAGRYRLHKIALYVQTAQRPSEKSLVAGRWVIGDATCSYNAHSEIMRCAVNPDGPCKSCRFYENSAV
- a CDS encoding GTP-binding protein — its product is MTSTLPEPHHSGSSNWEEELDSAIFSFEDIQAELNYKQAQTALRNLVANLDLSAREKNGLETEITDLETMLLKLDRMVVQIAAFGMVGRGKSSLLNALVGQPVFETGPLHGVTRTAQRVNWSIHEEAIGENDRALRVTLPAVGQSQVELVDTPGLDEIDGHTRAALAEQIAKQADLILFVIAGDMTKIEHEALSQLRTAGKPIILVFNKVDQYPEADRMTIYHKIRDDRVRELLSPLEIVMAAASPLVKTAIRRPDGSKGVQLRTGNAQVEQLKLKILEILQREGKALVALNSMLYADIVNEQLVQRKLMIREVAANQLIWKAVTTKAVAIALNPLTVVDILSSIVIDIFLILGLSQLYGIPMTEAGAVQLLQKIALSMGGIGASELLANLGLSGLKTLLGITTPVTGGASLGPYVTVAITQASVAGVSTYGIGQVTKAYLVNGATWGPEGPKAVITKILASLDEQSILNRIKDELQLKLRRF
- a CDS encoding Uma2 family endonuclease, producing MLSSPLVLQIPSSMQMTDEQFFEFCQVNRDLRIERNQLGEISIMTPTGSETGNREFNIALQLGVWSEQDGTGICFSSSTGFTLSTGAKRSPDASWMKIARWNTLSKTQQEQFAPICPDFIVELRSASDRLQTLQEKMTEYMQEPGVQLGLLIDRKHRQVYIYRPGKPEECLDHPVSVNCEPVLPGFILNLNKVW
- a CDS encoding Uma2 family endonuclease, which translates into the protein MLSSPLVLQIPSSMQMTDEQFFEFCQVNRDLRIERNQLGEISIMTPTGSETGNRGGNIFGQLWVWSEQDGTGITFDSSTGFTLSTGAKRSPDASWMKLERWNTLSKTQQEQFAPICPDFIVELRSASDRLQTLQEKMTEYMQEPGVQLGLLIDRKHRQVYIYRPGKPEERLDHPVSVNCEPVLPGFILNLNKVW
- a CDS encoding Uma2 family endonuclease encodes the protein MFSSPLVLQIPPSVQMTDEQFFEFCQVNRDLRIERNKLGEISIMTPTGSETGNREFNILGQLWFWSEQDGTGICFSSSAGFTLSTGAKRSPDASWMKIARWNALSKAQQEQFAPICPDFIVELRSASDRLQTLQEKMTEYMQEPGVQLGLLIDRKHRQVYIYRPGKPEERLDHPVSVNCEPVLPGFILNLNKVW